CAACAGATGCCGGCTCAATGATTCTCGCAAATGCGGGTACGTCATCGTTTGGCCGCCTCCATTCGAACTTGAGAAACAACGTATGCCCCCGATAGGCATGAACGACTGGAACATCGAGATTGTGTGACACGCGCCCTCCCTGACACATGAGCAAGTTGCACAGTATTTGTAGCTCTTTTTTGCACCCTTCGCCATCGAGGCACTTAGCTATCAACTTCTGCCGCCCAGCGCGGCAAGGACACCCCATGTACGCAACGAAACTCACCCTGCTCATAACGGCCATCGTGTTGTACGTGGCGGGGTCCACCTTCTGGTTTTTCTGGCAGGTGCCGGAGCTGCTCTCCACCGGTACCGACCAAACCCTGGTCGCAGCATTCGCAGGCACCGTCGCCTGGATGCTGCTCACCTTCGGTTTCATCATCCACATCATCAAGACAGCGCGGCCTGCTGGCCCGCATGACAATCCCCGGGCATAGAGGTGCACACCATGGAAATGCAAAGCGAAACGCTTGCCGAGGAAGAGATCGCGGCAATAACGGGCTACATGATCCCATCCAGGCAGATCGAGTGGCTCAACAAAAACGGCTGGAAATACGTACTGACTCGCTCGCGCCGTCCAGTGGTGGGCCGCGTTTACGCCCGGATGAAGTTGGCCGGAGTGAAGCCATCAGCAGAAAACGTCGCGGCCGAAGCC
The Pseudomonas hygromyciniae genome window above contains:
- a CDS encoding DUF4224 domain-containing protein, which codes for MEMQSETLAEEEIAAITGYMIPSRQIEWLNKNGWKYVLTRSRRPVVGRVYARMKLAGVKPSAENVAAEAWSLNLSNVG